The following coding sequences lie in one Arachis ipaensis cultivar K30076 chromosome B03, Araip1.1, whole genome shotgun sequence genomic window:
- the LOC107629582 gene encoding NAC transcription factor 32, which yields MIDMGSSSVIDGEVTLPGFRFHPTEEELLDFYLKNMVVGKKLRFDVIGFLNIYHHDPWDLPGLAKVGEREWYFFVPRDRKHGTGGRPNRTTEKGFWKATGSDRKIVTLSDPKRIIGLRKTLVFYEGRAPRGSKTDWVMNEYRLPDNSPLPKDIVLCKIYRKATSLKVLEQRAAIEEEMKQMVGSPESTPSSTDTMSYEEQQQNQNQNLQLLPTQHVVTKKEVEAEVEEEKMVHVTLTTTKQENKDTTKNNKSSCCGNTNTNTNTSSLQLPFGKDKIPELQMPMMITDWTQDTFWAQLNSPWLQNYTYSNILNF from the exons ATGATTGATATGGGTTCTTCATCAGTAATAGACGGTGAAGTTACACTTCCAGGATTCAGGTTTCACCCTACTGAAGAAGAGCTCCTTGATTTCTATCTCAAGAACATGGTCGTTGGAAAGAAGCTCCGTTTCGATGTCATAGGCTTCCTCAACATCTATCACCATGATCCCTGGGACTTGCCAG GGTTGGCGAAGGTAGGAGAGAGGGAATGGTATTTCTTTGTGCCTCGGGACAGAAAGCATGGAACCGGGGGAAGGCCAAACCGGACCACCGAGAAAGGGTTTTGGAAAGCAACCGGTTCGGACCGTAAGATCGTTACCTTGTCTGATCCGAAGCGCATCATTGGATTGAGGAAGACACTGGTTTTCTACGAGGGAAGAGCTCCACGTGGATCCAAGACCGATTGGGTCATGAATGAGTACCGTTTACCTGACAATAGCCCCTTGCCTA AGGACATAGTACTATGCAAGATATATAGGAAGGCGACTTCGTTGAAAGTGTTGGAGCAAAGAGCAGCAATAGAGGAAGAGATGAAGCAAATGGTAGGTTCCCCTGAATCTACACCTTCCTCCACAGACACCATGTCCTATGAAGAACAACaacagaatcagaatcagaatctgcAATTGTTACCAACACAACATGTTGTTACTAAGAAAGAGGTTGAAGCTGAAGTTGAAGAGGAAAAAATGGTACATGTTACATTGACAACAACAAAGCAAGAAAACAAGGACACAACAAAGAACAATAAAAGTAGTTGTTGTGGTAACACAAACACTAACACTAACACAAGTAGTCTTCAATTGCCATTTGGGAAGGACAAAATCCCAGAGCTTCAAATGCCTATGATGATCACTGATTGGACCCAAGACACATTTTGGGCTCAATTGAATAGTCCATGGCTCCAAAACTATACCTACTCCAACATATTAAACTTCtag